One Alnus glutinosa chromosome 3, dhAlnGlut1.1, whole genome shotgun sequence genomic region harbors:
- the LOC133864564 gene encoding E3 ubiquitin-protein ligase APD1-like gives MCTTVNVLDRGKLHVASSQSLNLTTSNEDDFAEWCFTLAFVARLFAYFAALALLVVVMFMVMKYLENFGDERSAGEVGATETNPLRPEKTVQFTYGTCEGDLESGNCTNSGGGASSSNSNSSESDDLYNKKVCIICYDEQRDCFFVPCGHCATCFVCALRIFNGENKTCPVCRRLIGKVRKLIAPQD, from the exons AGGAAAGCTCCACGTGGCCAGTTCCCAATCCTTAAATTTAACCACCTCCAACGAA GATGATTTTGCTGAATGGTGCTTCACGCTTGCATTTGTGGCTCGTTTGTTTGCTTATTTTGCAGCTTTAG CATTGCTGGTGGTCGTCATGTTTATGGTTATGAAGTACCTTGAAAACTTTGGTGACGAGAGGAGCGCAGGGGAAGTGGGAGCAACCGAAACAAACCCGTTACGGCCAGAAAAGACAGTGCAATTCACGTATGGAACTTGTGAAGGAGATTTGGAATCGGGAAATTGTACAAATAGCGGCGGCGGCGCTAGTAGCAGCAATAGTAATTCCTCGGAGTCGGACGATTTGTACAATAAAAAAGTATGCATAATCTGCTACGATGAGCAACGTGATTGTTTCTTTGTTCCTTGTGGCCACTGCGCCACCTGTTTTGTATGTGCTCTAAG GATTTTTAATGGAGAGAACAAGACATGCCCAGTGTGCCGAAGATTGATTGGCAAAGTAAGAAAACTTATTGCCCCTCAGgattaa